A portion of the Cryptomeria japonica chromosome 5, Sugi_1.0, whole genome shotgun sequence genome contains these proteins:
- the LOC131029256 gene encoding probable carboxylesterase 15 produces the protein MASQKEKKLVDEVSGWLQIFSDGSVDRAWTGPDEVKPLIMPVPPSNDAFADGVATKHVVVDQENGVWIRIYLPRTALEREANNKLGVVIHFHGGGFCVSRADWQMYNHFYSRLVTASNVICVSVDFRLAPEHRLPTAIDDCFAAVAWLGKVARREKEESWLAQYADFERCVLIGDSSGGNLVHHVAVKALACEEELRPLCVLGGVPLHPGFVRPERSKSEAEIPPDSALLTLEMVDKFLSLSLPVGSTKDHPITNPMGEQAPPLEKLKFPPFLVGIANRDLIRDTEMEYCEAMRSAGHEVETFVSENVGHCFYLNQLAINFDPHVANETAKLLEGIDRFISRCFAK, from the coding sequence ATGGCAAGCCAAAAGGAAAAAAAGCTCGTCGATGAGGTCTCGGGATGGCTCCAAATTTTCTCCGACGGGTCCGTCGATCGCGCCTGGACCGGCCCGGACGAAGTGAAGCCCCTCATCATGCCCGTCCCTCCTTCCAACGACGCTTTCGCAGATGGTGTGGCCACCAAACACGTTGTAGTTGACCAAGAAAATGGCGTCTGGATCAGGATTTATTTGCCTCGTACGGCACTGGAGAGAGAGGCAAATAATAAATTGGGCGTGGTGATCCATTTTCATGGCGGCGGTTTCTGCGTGAGCCGTGCAGACTGGCAAATGTACAATCATTTCTACTCGCGACTCGTAACGGCCTCCAACGTGATCTGCGTCTCCGTGGACTTCAGGCTCGCTCCCGAGCACCGACTCCCGACGGCGATTGACGACTGTTTCGCCGCCGTTGCGTGGCTCGGAAAAGTTGCTCGCCGGGAAAAGGAGGAATCTTGGCTCGCTCAGTATGCAGATTTTGAGCGTTGCGTGTTGATCGGCGACAGTTCCGGAGGGAATCTGGTGCACCACGTTGCCGTAAAGGCCCTGGCTTGTGAAGAAGAGCTCCGCCCCCTTTGTGTGCTGGGGGGCGTGCCCTTACACCCAGGGTTTGTACGGCCGGAGCGCAGCAAATCCGAGGCTGAAATTCCGCCTGATTCGGCGCTTTTGACGCTGGAGATGGTGGACAAGTTCCTCAGCCTTTCTTTGCCCGTGGGGAGCACTAAAGATCACCCCATAACGAACCCGATGGGTGAGCAGGCTCCGCCATTGGAGAAGCTCAAATTTCCTCCTTTTCTTGTGGGCATTGCGAACAGAGATCTGATTCGGGATACAGAGATGGAATATTGTGAGGCCATGAGAAGCGCAGGGCATGAGGTGGAAACTTTCGTGTCAGAGAACGTGGGTCACTGCTTTTATCTGAACCAGCTTGCCATCAATTTTGATCCACATGTTGCTAATGAGACCGCTAAACTTCTGGAGGGTATCGACCGCTTCATCAGTCGTTGTTTTGCTAAATAA